TCCCTTTGATAAATTATCATCACAGTTACTATTTAACGTCATATCAAACAGTTACGAGCAGCAAAGCGTTATTATAACATCAAATCTTGAGTTCGGCCGCTGGAATGATATCTTCCGGGATGACCGGCTAACAGCTGCTCTAATTGATAGATTAGTCCATCACGCCCACATATTAGGCTTTACCGGTCCCAGCTATCGCTATCGGGAGGCTATCTTGGCTAGGGGTAATGGGGAAA
The window above is part of the Desulfofalx alkaliphila DSM 12257 genome. Proteins encoded here:
- a CDS encoding ATP-binding protein, which gives rise to PFDKLSSQLLFNVISNSYEQQSVIITSNLEFGRWNDIFRDDRLTAALIDRLVHHAHILGFTGPSYRYREAILARGNGEMIDS